The Selenomonadales bacterium genomic sequence ATCTTCTTCTGGGTAGCGCGTATGATCATGATGGGGCTTGCCTTCCAAAAAGAGATCCCGTTCCGCCATGTATTCATCCATGGTCTGGTACGCGACTCGCAAGGCCGTAAGATGAGTAAATCGCTCGGTAACGGTATCGATCCGCTCGACGTTATCAACCAGTACGGCACGGACGCACTTCGTTTCATGCTCATCACAGGCAATACGCCGGGTAATGATATGCGTTTCTATTGGGAACGTGTTGAATCGAGCCGTAACTTCGCAAACAAATTGTGGAATGCGTCGCGCTTCGTACAGATGAACCTCGGCGATTATCCTGCTGATTATCAGCCGAACGAAGAAAACTATACGCTCGCGGATCGTTGGATCCTCAGCCGCTATCAGAAAACGGCTCTCGATGTAACGAACAACCTTGAACGTTTCGAACTCGGTGAAGCAGGTCGTGCACTCTATGAATTTATCTGGAGCGAACTCTGTGACTGGTATATCGAGCTTTCCAAAGCACGCCTCTACGACAAAGAAAATGTAGAAGCACGCCGTACGGCACAGTATGTATTGTCGTCTGTATTGACCGAAACGCTCAAACTTCTCCATCCGTTCATGCCGTTCATCACGGAAGAGATCTGGCAGCACCTCCCGCATGAAGGTGTCAGCATCATGGTATCCCAGTGGCCGACGGATAAAGGCCTTATCAATGAAGAGGCAGAACGTGATATGACGCTCATCATGGATACGGTCAAAGCCATCCGTAACATGCGTGCCGAAGTCAACGCGGCACCGGGCAAAAAAAGCCCTGTTACGATCCAGACAGCGACGGAAGACGGCAAAGCTGTATTCGAAAACAACCTGCCGTACCTTCAGAAACTCGCTGCGGCAGAGCCTGTTACGGTAGAGCTTATCAGTGAAACAAAACCTGCCAATGCAATGACGGCTGTCGTCAGCGGTGCAGAAATCTATATGCCGCTTCTTGGTCTGATCGACGTAGAAAAAGAAACGGCACGTCTTGCAAAAGAGCTTGACACGCTTATCAAAGAAGTAGAACGT encodes the following:
- a CDS encoding class I tRNA ligase family protein, producing IFFWVARMIMMGLAFQKEIPFRHVFIHGLVRDSQGRKMSKSLGNGIDPLDVINQYGTDALRFMLITGNTPGNDMRFYWERVESSRNFANKLWNASRFVQMNLGDYPADYQPNEENYTLADRWILSRYQKTALDVTNNLERFELGEAGRALYEFIWSELCDWYIELSKARLYDKENVEARRTAQYVLSSVLTETLKLLHPFMPFITEEIWQHLPHEGVSIMVSQWPTDKGLINEEAERDMTLIMDTVKAIRNMRAEVNAAPGKKSPVTIQTATEDGKAVFENNLPYLQKLAAAEPVTVELISETKPANAMTAVVSGAEIYMPLLGLIDVEKETARLAKELDTLIKEVERAEKKLSNQNFVAKAPADVIEKERAKQKEYMDKQQAVKERLEYLQSLA